Proteins encoded by one window of Dryocola sp. LX212:
- a CDS encoding VOC family protein — protein MLGLKQVHHIAIIASDYQVSKHFYCDILGFTLEAEAYREARDSWKGDLALNGQYVIELFSFPFPPARPSRPEACGLRHLAFSVDDLDRAVEHLEKHGVACEEIRIDPFTDKRFTFFADPDGLPLELYQQ, from the coding sequence ATGCTGGGTTTAAAACAGGTTCATCACATTGCTATTATCGCCTCGGATTATCAGGTCAGTAAGCATTTTTACTGCGATATCCTGGGTTTTACGCTTGAGGCAGAAGCCTACCGGGAAGCAAGAGATTCCTGGAAGGGTGACCTGGCGCTGAACGGCCAGTATGTCATTGAGCTGTTCTCTTTCCCGTTTCCCCCGGCACGTCCGAGCCGTCCGGAAGCCTGTGGCTTACGCCATCTTGCGTTCAGCGTTGACGATCTGGATCGGGCCGTTGAGCATCTCGAAAAGCATGGTGTGGCCTGCGAAGAGATTCGTATCGATCCGTTCACCGACAAACGTTTCACTTTCTTTGCCGACCCTGACGGCCTGCCGCTGGAACTTTACCAGCAGTAA
- the tilS gene encoding tRNA lysidine(34) synthetase TilS yields the protein MDLRPLLSSLHPHRNLLVAFSGGLDSTVLLHQLVTLRGTLAPELTLRAMHVHHGLSPNADEWVQHCQQLCANWDVPLEVAHVQLADDGQGTEAQARAARYHALSGALLPGEVLLTAQHLDDQCETFLLALKRGSGPAGLAAMPAKLDFSGTSLLRPLLGQRREELETWANAHQLTWIEDESNQDDAYDRNFLRLRVLSILQQRWPHFSRSVVRSAELCGEQEALLDELLAEQLSSLLQPDGALLIAPLASLSDIRRAALIRRWFAFHRAAMPSRAALQRVWDEIALSREDANPRVKLGEHEVRRFQGALYWVPLVDGQGDTVLNWKAPFAPLVLPAGLGMLNIGETGQAVRAPLADEPVSVRFKASGNLHIVGRERGRTLKKIWQELHIPSWQRDTTPLIFYGERLITAPGIFVTREGQATNHSCWHIDWQKERQQ from the coding sequence ATGGATCTGCGTCCGTTACTTTCATCACTTCATCCGCATCGCAACCTGCTGGTGGCATTTAGCGGTGGGCTGGATTCCACTGTTCTGCTGCATCAGTTGGTCACGCTTCGCGGCACCCTCGCTCCTGAACTCACTCTGCGCGCTATGCATGTCCATCATGGGCTCAGCCCGAACGCGGACGAATGGGTACAGCATTGCCAGCAGCTGTGCGCGAACTGGGATGTCCCGCTGGAGGTAGCTCATGTGCAATTGGCGGATGACGGGCAGGGGACAGAAGCTCAGGCTCGTGCGGCACGCTATCATGCGCTGTCGGGCGCTTTACTGCCGGGTGAAGTTTTGCTGACAGCGCAGCACCTGGACGATCAGTGCGAAACTTTCCTGCTGGCGCTTAAGCGCGGTAGTGGTCCGGCCGGGCTTGCGGCCATGCCTGCGAAACTCGACTTTTCAGGCACCAGTTTGCTGCGCCCCCTGCTCGGACAGCGCAGGGAGGAGCTGGAAACATGGGCAAATGCTCATCAGCTGACGTGGATCGAAGATGAAAGCAATCAGGATGATGCCTATGACAGGAATTTCCTGCGTTTGCGCGTCCTGTCGATACTCCAGCAGCGCTGGCCGCACTTCTCCCGCAGCGTTGTGCGCAGCGCTGAACTTTGCGGGGAGCAGGAAGCGCTGCTTGATGAGCTGCTTGCGGAGCAGCTCTCGTCCCTGCTGCAGCCAGACGGCGCATTATTAATTGCGCCACTCGCCAGCCTTAGCGACATCCGACGCGCGGCGCTAATTCGCCGCTGGTTTGCGTTTCATCGGGCAGCAATGCCTTCTCGTGCTGCGTTACAACGAGTGTGGGACGAGATAGCGTTAAGCCGCGAAGATGCCAACCCTCGCGTAAAGCTGGGCGAGCACGAGGTGCGTCGTTTTCAGGGAGCGCTATACTGGGTGCCGCTGGTCGACGGGCAGGGGGACACGGTATTGAACTGGAAAGCTCCGTTTGCACCGTTGGTGCTTCCTGCAGGTCTCGGTATGCTAAATATTGGTGAGACAGGGCAGGCTGTTCGCGCTCCGCTTGCTGATGAGCCTGTTAGCGTGAGATTTAAGGCGAGCGGCAATCTGCATATCGTCGGGCGCGAGCGGGGCAGAACACTGAAGAAAATCTGGCAGGAGCTGCACATTCCCTCCTGGCAGCGGGACACCACGCCGCTGATCTTTTACGGCGAACGGCTAATTACCGCCCCGGGTATATTTGTCACCCGTGAGGGGCAGGCAACAAATCATTCATGCTGGCATATAGACTGGCAAAAGGAGAGGCAGCAATGA
- a CDS encoding cytochrome c: MKRAVVLVGLMMCSLPALANGDAQAGEQKAAMCVACHGATGKVSVPMYPNLAGQNEKYLEHSLQAYKKGERSGGQAEIMKAYVSGLSDEDISNLAAYYSSMQP; the protein is encoded by the coding sequence ATGAAAAGAGCAGTAGTGCTGGTCGGGCTGATGATGTGCAGCTTGCCTGCTCTGGCGAACGGTGATGCCCAGGCCGGCGAGCAGAAAGCAGCGATGTGCGTCGCGTGTCATGGCGCAACCGGTAAAGTCTCTGTGCCAATGTATCCAAACCTGGCCGGACAAAATGAAAAGTATCTCGAGCACTCGCTTCAGGCGTACAAAAAAGGCGAGCGCAGCGGCGGGCAGGCGGAAATCATGAAGGCCTACGTCAGCGGTTTATCCGATGAGGATATCAGCAATCTTGCCGCGTACTATTCTTCCATGCAGCCATAA
- the rof gene encoding Rho-binding antiterminator, which translates to MSMNDAYQPINCDDYDNLELACQQNLLLTLELKSGEVLKAKASDLVSRKNVEYLIIDDAGSTLEVRLDKIASFSNPQIGTVVVSEE; encoded by the coding sequence ATGTCAATGAATGATGCCTATCAACCCATCAATTGTGATGACTATGACAATCTCGAGCTCGCCTGCCAGCAAAATTTGTTACTGACGCTGGAGTTAAAAAGCGGGGAAGTACTGAAAGCGAAAGCAAGCGACCTGGTGTCTCGTAAAAACGTCGAATATCTCATTATCGATGATGCGGGTAGCACGCTTGAGGTTCGCCTCGATAAGATTGCCAGCTTCAGTAATCCTCAGATTGGTACTGTTGTGGTGAGCGAAGAGTAA